The following are encoded in a window of Colius striatus isolate bColStr4 chromosome 25, bColStr4.1.hap1, whole genome shotgun sequence genomic DNA:
- the EBI3 gene encoding interleukin-27 subunit beta, with translation MKWLWVVAFVAPICAAPYNTTAGGTGDGGPCALQHGALGTPVLLRCPAAAGESAEWRRGGTVLGTYPAPGLALPNASLAHEGHYSCHHPATGETWGTVCLQLGYPPPLPAVECWAISYPQAVNCSWVLAPDPLLDTDFVATYRHGSWEASEQGECVRTGPWSCSFGDLQMFSLTPYVLNVTATNALGTASRLLPFLLENIIKPDPPEDLKVSPIPEETTELLLEWSPPGSWPFPEYFPLKYYIRYGWEGSVTTIGPYEQTSYTLTGLRPGTLHHVQVAAKDSTDSGEFSVWSPPASGMPWMEP, from the exons ATGAAGTGGCTTTGGGTGGTGGCTTTTGTGGCACCCATCTGCGCTGCTCCCTACAACACCACGGCAGGTGGCACTGGGGATGGAG gcccctgtgccctgcagcacGGCGCCCTGGGCACCCCGGTGCTGCTGCGCTGCCCGGCTGCTGCGGGGGAATCGGCCGAGTGGCGCCGGGGAGGGACCGTCCTGGGCACGTATCCTGCCCCGGGGCTGGCCCTCCCCAATGCCAGCCTGGCCCACGAGGGCCACTACAGCTGCCACCACCCTGCCACTGGAGAGACCTGGGGCACTGTCTGCCTGCAGCTCGGCT ATCCACCCCCGCTGCCCGCTGTGGAGTGCTGGGCCATCAGCTACCCGCAGGCAGTGAACTGCTCCTGGGTCCTGGCCCCTGACCCACTGCTGGACACTGACTTTGTGGCCACATACAG GCACGGCTCGTGGGAGGCCTCAGAGCAGGGGGAGTGTGTGCGCACGGGGCCGTGGAGCTGCTCCTTCGGGGACCTGCAGATGTTCTCCCTCACGCCCTACGTGCTGAATGTGACGGCCACAAACGCGCTGGGCACCGCCTCCAGGCTCCTGCCCTTCCTCCTGGAGAACATCA TAAAGCCAGACCCTCCCGAGGACCTGAAGGTCTCACCCATCCCTGAGGAGACCacggagctgctgctggagtggAGCCCCCCAGGGTCGTGGCCCTTCCCGGAGTACTTCCCGCTGAAGTACTACATCCGCTACGGCTGGGAGGGCTCAGTCACCACG ATCGGGCCCTACGAGCAGACCTCGTACACGCTGACGGGACTCCGACCCGGGACCCTCCACCACGTCCAGGTGGCCGCCAAGGACTCCACAGACTCGGGGGAGTTCAGCGTCTGGAGCCCACCGGCCTCGGGGATGCCCTGGATGGAGCCCTGA